One window of the Hoplias malabaricus isolate fHopMal1 chromosome Y, fHopMal1.hap1, whole genome shotgun sequence genome contains the following:
- the LOC136679541 gene encoding uncharacterized protein: MMSDYVWSDEDSSLDREQLSGPSGLGSSRGFGLFHHQQIHHDGALSSAPFHLQTHPRLRSENEDLRRGMSDEIYEGHHETEYEGEYHEDEDQESSDQEESDDHYDGDDEDEDNDDEDEDQESSDQEEGGDHYDGDDEDEDSDGQSEDEETDSLSVRSLSLWRMLLSIPEVGVESIAPQLQSMRRRRRRDEFVEEEEDAETDRDVEEPPRRRIRTDEERRFGEPALRPDGVIDVPDSFRQALNGLAVVLDPSGALNWPLLSIYYS, from the exons ATGATGAGCGACTACGTTTGGAGCGACGAAGATTCCTCGTTGGATCGGGAGCAGCTGTCCGGCCCGAGTGGACTGGGCAGCAGCCGCGGATTTG GTCTGTTCCACCATCAGCAGATCCACCACGACGGAGCATTATCATCTGCGCCATTCCACCTGCAGACCCACCCCCGTCTGCGAAGTGAGAATGAAGACCTTCGACGTGGGATGTCCGACGAGATCTACGAAGGACATCATGAGACGGAGTATGAGGGTGAATATCATGAAGATGAAGACCAGGAGTCTAGCGATCAGGAAGAGAGCGATGATCACTACGACGgagatgatgaagatgaggacaaCGATGACGAAGATGAAGACCAGGAGTCTAGTGATCAGGAAGAGGGCGGTGATCACTACGACGgagatgatgaagatgaggacaGCGACGGACAGTCTGAGGATGAGGAGACGGACAGTTTGTCAGTGAGGAGTCTGTCTCTTTGGCGGATGTTGCTGTCCATACCCGAAGTTGGAGTAGAGTCCATCGCTCCACAGCTCCAGAGCATGAGGAGACGACGGAGGAGGGACGAGTTtgtggaggaagaagaggacgCGGAGACGGACCGCGATGTGGAGGAACCTCCTCGAAGAAGGATCCGGACCGATGAGGAGAGGCGGTTTGGAGAGCCGGCGCTACGCCCGGACGGGGTGATAGATGTGCCCGATTCTTTCCGTCAGGCACTGAATGGCCTCGCTGTGGTTCTGGATCCCTCAGGAGCTCTAAACTGGCCTCTTCTCTCtatatattattcataa